In Flavobacterium sp. N1736, the following are encoded in one genomic region:
- a CDS encoding sugar kinase encodes MNTNTPQTRIATFGELLLRMNVANGDRFTQANEIKVHVGGAEANVCVLLSQLGIQTDYITRLPQNDLAQLALNELQKYKVNTSKCVYGGERLGLYFVEVGNQIRQSQVIYDRSNSSFATIQKDQINWDMAFADVTHFHWSGISPGVSNEAGLVCKEAILSAHKKGLPISSDFNYRSKLWQYGKHPSEIMPDLLQYSTITVADLDAIEIYFGIKTDKKESDANRFQKTFELLKEKMPYLKTLAMSFRKSDGLAHLYKGMLLHEGHFYETKEYKIHLVTDQIGSGDAFNAGLLYGLSNKLSAQECIDWATACGVIKQSIHGDFAMSNPTEISHFIANGASNRINR; translated from the coding sequence ATGAATACAAATACGCCACAAACTAGAATTGCAACTTTCGGAGAATTATTACTTCGGATGAATGTTGCCAATGGAGATCGGTTTACGCAGGCCAATGAAATAAAAGTACACGTTGGCGGTGCCGAAGCAAATGTTTGTGTTTTACTTTCTCAACTTGGCATTCAAACCGATTATATAACGAGATTACCCCAAAATGATTTGGCGCAACTGGCTTTAAACGAACTTCAGAAATACAAAGTAAATACTTCAAAATGTGTGTATGGCGGAGAACGTTTGGGTTTGTATTTTGTCGAAGTCGGAAATCAAATCAGGCAATCGCAGGTTATTTACGATCGAAGCAATTCATCCTTTGCCACTATTCAAAAAGATCAAATTAACTGGGATATGGCTTTCGCCGATGTAACCCATTTTCATTGGTCGGGAATAAGTCCGGGAGTTTCTAACGAAGCCGGTTTGGTTTGTAAAGAAGCCATTCTTTCGGCACATAAAAAAGGATTGCCTATTTCTTCTGATTTTAATTACCGATCAAAATTATGGCAATACGGAAAACATCCGTCTGAAATTATGCCCGATTTGCTTCAATACAGCACCATTACGGTTGCAGATTTAGATGCGATTGAAATTTATTTCGGAATAAAAACCGACAAAAAGGAATCGGATGCAAATCGTTTTCAAAAGACTTTTGAATTATTAAAAGAGAAAATGCCTTATCTAAAAACCCTCGCAATGAGTTTTAGAAAATCAGACGGGCTGGCGCATTTATATAAAGGAATGTTACTTCATGAAGGTCATTTTTATGAAACAAAAGAATACAAAATACATTTGGTAACCGATCAAATTGGTTCCGGAGATGCCTTTAACGCTGGATTATTATACGGATTATCGAATAAATTATCAGCACAGGAATGTATCGACTGGGCAACCGCCTGCGGTGTAATCAAACAGAGTATTCACGGAGATTTTGCCATGAGCAATCCAACAGAAATAAGTCATTTTATTGCAAATGGCGCGAGTAACAGAATCAATAGATAA
- a CDS encoding aldolase, with the protein MYSILKAQGVLPLVTQINIETARIVLQSASDAGIKIIEFAARATDAKEVFTQMVAFKKANNLDIKLAVGSILSVDDAKIYHQLGADCIVCPHTDFEIGNYCIKNNIYWIPGAATLNEVLHANKLGADIVKLFPADKIGGPGYVKAIRAPFPNLKIMPTGGVTLEESNLKSWFKSGVVCVGIGSNLFSKEMLLDLNYEQSFQAFQNLIEVVEKTRN; encoded by the coding sequence ATGTACAGCATTTTAAAAGCACAAGGCGTACTTCCGTTAGTAACACAAATCAATATCGAAACAGCCAGAATTGTGCTGCAGTCTGCCAGTGATGCCGGCATAAAAATTATCGAGTTTGCCGCTCGTGCAACTGATGCTAAAGAAGTTTTTACGCAAATGGTTGCATTTAAAAAAGCAAACAATTTAGATATTAAACTGGCGGTTGGTTCTATTTTAAGTGTTGATGATGCTAAAATATACCATCAATTGGGCGCAGATTGTATCGTTTGCCCGCATACAGATTTTGAAATTGGTAATTATTGTATTAAAAATAATATTTACTGGATTCCCGGCGCAGCAACTTTAAACGAGGTGCTTCACGCCAATAAATTAGGTGCCGATATTGTAAAACTTTTTCCTGCTGATAAAATTGGCGGACCCGGATATGTAAAAGCGATTAGAGCGCCGTTTCCAAATTTAAAAATAATGCCAACCGGAGGCGTAACTTTAGAAGAAAGCAATCTGAAATCATGGTTCAAATCCGGCGTTGTTTGTGTTGGAATTGGTTCTAATTTATTTTCGAAAGAAATGCTTTTGGATTTAAATTATGAGCAATCATTTCAGGCTTTTCAAAATTTAATTGAAGTGGTAGAAAAAACAAGAAACTAG
- a CDS encoding D-TA family PLP-dependent enzyme: protein MQNNWWKINSEIHVDTPFLAVYEDRIRFNLERLIGTVNGDTQKLRPHIKTHKIGEILELFKIYNIKKVKCATIAEAELAAIHEIPDILLAYQPVGVKKERWISLIQKYPNINFSTIVDNLESAKALHEIAKKNNLILTIYLDLNSGMNRTGISIHKDWSILIDEIAALKNMHFAGIHIYDGHLKGDAEERTTITSNIFFSINEHLQTIQKKLGYDLKIVAGGSNTFPFYATQKNVECSPGTFVFWDSNYQIHLPEQEFKPALVIVGTIISKPTNTTICIDIGYKAVSSENPIDKRLVILNDENLIPISHSEEHLIVENQGKNQYQIGDTIYALPYHVCPTCALYDSVQVINKEQQICDQWLVAARGRKINI from the coding sequence ATGCAAAACAATTGGTGGAAAATTAATTCCGAAATTCACGTTGATACACCGTTTTTAGCCGTTTACGAAGATCGTATCCGGTTTAATCTCGAACGCCTTATTGGCACAGTAAACGGTGACACTCAAAAATTAAGGCCTCACATAAAAACACATAAAATAGGTGAAATTCTGGAGTTGTTTAAAATTTACAATATCAAAAAAGTAAAATGTGCTACGATTGCCGAAGCTGAACTTGCGGCAATACATGAGATTCCTGACATTCTCCTCGCCTATCAGCCTGTGGGAGTTAAAAAAGAAAGATGGATTTCGTTGATTCAAAAATATCCAAATATCAATTTCTCGACTATTGTCGACAATCTGGAATCGGCGAAAGCCTTACATGAAATTGCCAAAAAAAACAATCTGATTCTAACTATTTATTTGGATTTAAATTCGGGAATGAACAGAACCGGAATTTCAATTCATAAAGACTGGAGCATTTTAATAGATGAAATTGCTGCATTAAAAAACATGCATTTTGCAGGAATTCATATTTACGATGGTCATTTAAAAGGCGATGCAGAAGAGAGAACCACCATAACTTCAAATATATTTTTTAGCATAAATGAACATCTTCAAACTATTCAGAAAAAGCTGGGTTACGATTTAAAAATTGTTGCCGGCGGATCTAATACATTTCCGTTTTATGCCACACAAAAAAATGTAGAATGCAGTCCGGGAACTTTTGTTTTTTGGGATTCTAATTACCAGATTCATTTACCGGAACAGGAATTTAAACCTGCTTTGGTTATTGTGGGAACCATAATTTCAAAACCCACAAATACAACAATTTGTATTGATATTGGATACAAAGCCGTTTCATCAGAAAATCCGATTGACAAAAGATTAGTGATTTTAAATGATGAAAATCTAATCCCGATTTCGCATTCAGAAGAACATTTGATTGTAGAAAATCAGGGCAAAAACCAATATCAAATTGGCGATACCATTTATGCACTGCCGTATCATGTTTGCCCAACCTGCGCACTTTACGATTCTGTTCAGGTAATCAATAAAGAGCAGCAAATTTGCGATCAATGGCTGGTTGCAGCGCGCGGCAGAAAAATTAATATCTAG